One region of Bosea sp. 29B genomic DNA includes:
- a CDS encoding recombinase family protein yields MAKKSSKQAAAAAQPYAISYMRFSTPEQAKGDSIRRQKKKALDWSTRERIPINTTFTDAGTSAFTDIAENLKAILKLIETGKIPAGTYLLVESLDRLSRKKVLEAMPVMLQLIDAGIIIVSLVDNQTYSKETLGENDGLIYSLIGTILRANQESEVKSMRLSEAWANKRAQATSRGTVMTRRAPAWLQVTGSGKNQRFEAIPDRVGIVRRIFDSTIQGVGRRTIVRQLNDEGVDCFGRGAKWHPSAIAKILTNKAVLGQFQPMRKLKGGGKEAHGDPLPSYYPRVISPGQFYRAKVAIQSRVAAGGPRSERVINLLNGLGYCGACQSRMMTENKGPKPKGGRYFLCSSYARRAGCTNGARWSVEKIEELVLAQGRLVDWSKLAPEPAPGNDIDALIAAQAVIMTRRRNVMAMAEFNADLVPKANSLSIEINELQSQIDKLKSDDQEIKNRVSPAENLKILSELLEEMESAFGDDLVNLRIKIAQTLRNGIARLSFYPSSVEVLFSGVVHSSDPPRRMPPIALIPRPLTEAEQQELEDLGYDSEQPPVEWKGFPGAKARKASGTAAKARS; encoded by the coding sequence ATGGCCAAAAAATCGAGCAAGCAAGCTGCAGCCGCGGCCCAGCCTTATGCCATATCCTACATGCGTTTTTCGACGCCCGAGCAAGCCAAGGGCGACAGCATTCGCCGCCAGAAAAAGAAGGCGTTGGACTGGTCCACTCGCGAACGCATTCCAATCAACACGACTTTCACCGACGCGGGAACGTCGGCATTCACCGACATCGCGGAGAACCTGAAGGCGATCCTCAAGCTCATCGAGACTGGGAAGATTCCGGCGGGCACCTACCTGCTCGTCGAGTCATTGGATCGATTGAGCCGGAAGAAGGTGCTCGAAGCGATGCCGGTCATGCTTCAGCTGATCGATGCCGGCATCATCATCGTCTCACTCGTCGACAACCAGACATACTCCAAGGAGACACTCGGCGAGAACGACGGACTGATCTACTCGCTGATTGGCACGATCCTGAGGGCCAATCAGGAATCCGAGGTCAAGTCGATGCGCCTGTCGGAGGCTTGGGCGAACAAGCGCGCGCAGGCGACTAGCAGAGGCACGGTGATGACTCGCCGCGCTCCGGCTTGGCTTCAGGTCACCGGCTCGGGCAAGAATCAGAGGTTCGAAGCTATTCCCGACCGCGTGGGGATCGTGCGGCGCATCTTCGATTCGACGATCCAGGGCGTGGGTCGAAGGACCATCGTGAGGCAACTCAATGATGAGGGGGTGGATTGTTTCGGGCGCGGCGCAAAATGGCATCCGAGCGCGATCGCCAAAATTCTGACAAACAAGGCGGTGTTGGGTCAATTCCAGCCGATGCGGAAGCTGAAGGGCGGCGGCAAAGAAGCGCATGGGGATCCGCTTCCAAGCTATTACCCGCGGGTTATTTCGCCCGGCCAGTTCTATCGCGCGAAGGTCGCCATTCAATCCCGCGTCGCCGCTGGCGGGCCAAGATCGGAACGGGTGATCAATCTGCTGAATGGCCTCGGCTATTGCGGTGCCTGCCAGAGCCGCATGATGACCGAAAACAAAGGGCCCAAACCGAAGGGCGGGCGGTATTTCTTGTGTTCCTCTTACGCCCGTAGAGCCGGGTGTACGAATGGCGCACGGTGGTCGGTCGAAAAGATCGAGGAACTTGTCCTGGCGCAGGGGCGGCTTGTCGACTGGAGCAAACTTGCTCCGGAACCTGCCCCGGGCAACGACATCGACGCGTTGATCGCCGCTCAAGCCGTAATCATGACACGGCGCCGCAACGTGATGGCCATGGCCGAATTCAACGCCGACCTTGTCCCGAAGGCGAACAGCCTATCGATTGAGATAAACGAACTTCAAAGTCAGATCGACAAACTGAAATCTGACGATCAGGAAATCAAGAATCGGGTCTCTCCTGCAGAAAACCTGAAAATTCTGTCTGAATTGCTTGAGGAAATGGAGAGCGCGTTCGGGGACGATCTTGTGAATTTACGGATCAAGATCGCCCAAACGCTCCGCAATGGCATCGCGAGGCTATCCTTTTACCCCAGCAGCGTCGAAGTCCTGTTCAGCGGAGTAGTTCACTCCTCCGACCCTCCGCGACGTATGCCGCCGATCGCGCTTATACCGCGCCCGCTGACTGAAGCCGAGCAACAGGAACTCGAAGACCTAGGCTACGATTCCGAACAGCCTCCGGTAGAATGGAAGGGCTTTCCGGGCGCCAAGGCGCGCAAGGCGTCTGGAACGGCGGCCAAAGCGCGCTCGTGA